Within the Paenibacillus sp. AN1007 genome, the region CCAGTCTTGGTTATTACTTGAATCCTTTGCTGAATGTGCTGCTTGCGGTTGTTTTTCTTCATGAAAAACCAAACCGGGGTCAATGGCTGGCTATTGCTATTGCAGCGGTTGCGGTGCTGATTATAGCGATCGACTACGGACGTTTCCCGTGGATTTCGATTTCGCTGGCGGCTTCCTTTGGTTTATATGGACTTGCGAAGAAAAAGATCAAGCAGGATGCTTCCGTAGGTTTGCTGTCAGAGACAGCGGTTGTTCTGCCTATTGCATTAGGTTACTGGATATACCTCGGCCTTGCTGGCCAAACAACGGCCTGGACGCTGCCTGCACCTATGTTTTTTGAACTGCTGCTTTCCGGTGTGGTGACAGCCCTGCCGCTGCTGTTTTTTGCTCGTGCAGCTGCCCGCATGTCGCTGTCTACGCTCGGATTTGTACAGTACATCGGCCCAACCATTATGCTGATCCTGAGCATATTTGTGTTTAAGGAGTCCGTTTCACTTGTGCTGCTGGTTGGTTTTGCTTTAATATGGACAGCTCTGGTTGTCTATGCTGCTTCATCTATGCGAGCCGCCAAGCTGGCTAAGTCCGTGTAATAACAGAAATGGTTGTAATACTAAAAAGAAGTAATAACAAAAACGAATGGTAATAACGGTCTTCTCATCCTTGATGATGGGAGGGCTTTTTTTTACCATCGTCTAAGATGAGAAGAGAATTAGGAAAATTCTTTTATTTACAAATTAAGGAACGCATGTTCTAATTGTAGAGATTGAGTTTTTTCGAACGGCGGTGGATGTTTGGAGTGAGGGAGCAGCAAAGTATTGTATTCGTTGTGAGTGTTTCGATCTTACATAAAAACAGGATGCTTATCATCAAAGAGAACAAGGCATCCGTGCGGAATAGGTGGAATTTTCCCTCAGGCAGAGTGGAGTACGGGGAAGATATACTGGATGCGGCACGTCGGGAAACCAGAGAAGAGACGGGATATGAAGTCAGATTAACAGCTGCCACAGGAGTTTACAATTTCAGAAGCAGTACCGGACAGCAGGTGGTTCTGTTCCATTTTATTGGCGAGATCATTGGCGGATCTCTGCAGCCGGATGCCTCAGAAATTGCTGATGCGAAGTGGGTTACGCCCGAAGAACTGCTCAGCCCGAATGTACTGGAGCTGCGTGATCGGGAAGTAATGCTGCAGATTGTGGATAATGTCATATTCAAAAAAGAGTATCCATTAGCGCTTTACCAGCGCCAAATATAGAAACGGAGTCATGCGACATGAAGTCCTCTTATTTAACACGTCCCTTTTATTATTTGTGGACAACTCAAACGGCAGCAAACGCCGCAGATGTACTTTATATTATGGCCTTAACGGTGATGGTGCTGGATCGTACCAACTCGCTTATATCTGCGGCACTTTTGCCTTTGATGCGGAGCGGAGCTCAAATGTTAAGCAGTCTGGCCGCACCTCTGTTGATTCAGCGTTTTAAGCTGTCCAGCCTGCTTTTATTGTCACAAACCGGACAGTTTCTGCTGTTTGTCGTTCTGGCTGTGTATTTGCATGTTAATGGAGATGCCTCCTCATTGGTCCTCGTATTTTCGCTTGTATTTGTGATGTCGTTTCTGGATGGCTGGACTACTCCTGCTCGCAATGCGCTGATCCCGCGGCTGGTGACACATGAGCAGGGGTTACTCAAAGCCAATGGACTCATGAGCGTCAGTGATCAAGTTGTACAATTTGCTGGATGGGGACTAAGCGGTATCATCGTGGCATGGATCGGGTCCAGTTCAACCCTGCTGGTTACTGCTGTTATTTATGGTTTGGCAGCGGCGTTTACACTCGGCGTCAAAGAGCCAACCCATGCGGAGATGACCGGGAAGGATCTGTCAGCTGGAAGCTGCAGCGGAAGTGGGTACAGGCAGATGGCATACGTTAACGGAAGGCTGGAAAATGATATGGAAAACACCCCGTCTGCGGGTGCTTACGTTTATGGATATGATCGACATGCTTGGCGGTTCAATCTGGGTGGGCGCGTTCACACTGGCTTTTGTTCAAGCTGCACTTGGGCAAAGTGAAGAATGGTGGGGCTTCATTAATGCGGCCTATTTTGCCGGAACGATCGGTGGAGGTTTGCTGGTGCTTGCACTCGCCAGAATCATTGGACGCCGCTATTTCGGAGTGATGATGTTAGGGATGGCGGGGTATGGTGTACTGACTGCCGTCTATGCACTGAACTCACAGCCGTATGCTGCCCTAATTCTCGTCATGCTGATGGGGCCATTCGCCGAGCTTGCCATGATTAACCGACGTACGTTGATTCAGAGCAGTGTGGCTAGCTCGATACTTCCCAAGGTTTTATCTGCGCAAGCCTCGATGATGCATTTTGTATTCTGCATTTCTTTGCTTGGGATGGCCTGGCTTGCTGAATATATCGGGATTATAAACCTCTATCTGTTTGCAGCCGGATTGACGATATTAGCGATTGCTGCTGGTTTGCTTCATTATCGGGCTTTTCAGGATAATACAGTTCAACGTCAAACGACGCACTAGAGAGGAGAAGGACAATGGTTAGCGATGATCGGATGCATTCCAAACGTGGTCGTTTCGTGCTGCAGGGAAATCGGGTTCGGTTGATATCTTCATTTCTTTTTTCCATCATTATCGGTGTGGTCTATGCTTGCTTGATCGTAAACGAAACAACCATGGGGTATATCCATAACATATTACCGAGTACAGATGGTCCGGATCTCTATCAATATCTTCCAATCATTGTTCCGGCAGCTGTCTTTTCGTATTTGGTACAAAGAAGACATATGATTTTTATTGAAAATATTTCATTCAGCTGTATTCAAGCGATCACTGCTTTCCTCAGTCTGGCTGCATCTCTTATGGTTGTTATGATATTCTTTTAAATCCTGAGCTTTCTCCATGAAGCTCCCACCAGTGACCCAAGTACTCAATACATAAGGGAGTGCGGCAGTGCAGTTTAACGGCAAAAGGCGCCATCCCTAAGGAAGAGCGCCTTTTATTTTGTATTCACTGTCCGGTGAAATACCGAAGCACGTTTTAGAAGCCCTTGCTTAAGGAGCGGCGCGTAGTGGAGGGGGCGGGAGTGATTCTGAAGAAGCGAAGCGCTCGCGTTTGCCCTCGGATTTCCCCCAATTGAAGGGGAAATCAAAAGAAATCCGAGGACAACCAGCGATCGCAAGAACACCCCGCCCCCGGAACGTCCCCCCGCAGCGT harbors:
- the rarD gene encoding EamA family transporter RarD, which codes for MNNGLINAIIAYVMWGILPLYWKLFNDVPAGEILSHRVVWSFVFMGILVAIQRRWSDVKRIWTSRTLLLSLTASGLLIAINWLIFIWAVNNGHVVETSLGYYLNPLLNVLLAVVFLHEKPNRGQWLAIAIAAVAVLIIAIDYGRFPWISISLAASFGLYGLAKKKIKQDASVGLLSETAVVLPIALGYWIYLGLAGQTTAWTLPAPMFFELLLSGVVTALPLLFFARAAARMSLSTLGFVQYIGPTIMLILSIFVFKESVSLVLLVGFALIWTALVVYAASSMRAAKLAKSV
- a CDS encoding NUDIX domain-containing protein, with protein sequence MREQQSIVFVVSVSILHKNRMLIIKENKASVRNRWNFPSGRVEYGEDILDAARRETREETGYEVRLTAATGVYNFRSSTGQQVVLFHFIGEIIGGSLQPDASEIADAKWVTPEELLSPNVLELRDREVMLQIVDNVIFKKEYPLALYQRQI
- a CDS encoding MFS transporter, whose amino-acid sequence is MKSSYLTRPFYYLWTTQTAANAADVLYIMALTVMVLDRTNSLISAALLPLMRSGAQMLSSLAAPLLIQRFKLSSLLLLSQTGQFLLFVVLAVYLHVNGDASSLVLVFSLVFVMSFLDGWTTPARNALIPRLVTHEQGLLKANGLMSVSDQVVQFAGWGLSGIIVAWIGSSSTLLVTAVIYGLAAAFTLGVKEPTHAEMTGKDLSAGSCSGSGYRQMAYVNGRLENDMENTPSAGAYVYGYDRHAWRFNLGGRVHTGFCSSCTWAK